The window ttcgctttaacggtaaaggaaaacatcgtgaagaaacctgcacatctgagaagttctctataggaatttcgaaggtgtatgaagtctaccaatccgcactaggccagcgtggtggactaaggcctaatccctctcagtagtagaggaggcccgtgctcagcagtgggcaagtatataatacagggctgatattatattatattatattattatattattattgctataaTAGTCAATTTCAAGCTTTTCGttgcattattttttctttggcgaatggtgaaattaacattttatttggtaGGAATTATATTCAATTGGAAGGCAATAAAAGCACAAGGACGTACCTAAAGTAGGTACGTCCTTGTAATCTACCTAGGTATGTATCTATTGAAAAACCAATATGTCTACTTGTTGTTAATGCGCCAAGAAAAACTTTGTATATCTTTTTAAGCACGTTGAGCGCACGGAGATGATAGTAGTATTTagattcaataattaaatttgatatagaGAGGTGCAGAAAACCAATTTATGTGTAATAtgtgtgttacaaatatattaaattcgatggACTAAACTTTTAACATTGGACGACCATTAGTACTTATTTTGAATTACCAGAGGTTCAATTTcttaatttaagtttattttagtttcgtttgttaaagttatttattcagGTTAATTGCCATTGTGTTGCATGTTACACACTTATAAAATGTAAGCTCAACCTTTATGTCCAAAGAAGTAGGCAGACTCGTAACAAATTAGCTCATGATTAGCAGCGCTTAACTTCCCCTCACAATGTACCGGAAGCGTGGCTATAGAGCCATGTCGGGCAAAATTCGAATTCCAGGAAGCCAATGTGGTTTTAAtcaaaaccaataaaattaCCCAATTACCATACATTGAGGACACACGCTTTACAGTTTAAGTGTATTCTATACAATGCAACAATACACAGTAGTAGCAATGgcatgatataaaattttaccaattcTAAAGGTTTTTAAACTGGTACCAATAAGCCTAATTCTTCATTgcacaaaaacaaacaatgtataaatgatttaagtctataaattattaatataatcgtTTTACTTCGCATATACATAAACGCGTCAAGGTATTATGTCTAATCACTATccagttcataatattatatctttgcATTATAAAGAATGTTTTCATCGAACAGAAAAATCTGTATTCAAAAGGGCGCCTGAAGTATCgtacttcaaataaattttgttcataGGGTTCAAACTAAAAcgtatatttaaactttttccAACAGTAAAACCTATTGcagtaaagtaatttaaaatacgtGGATACATTCGCGAGCACAAAACTACATGCGGACATGCATGTGCGAACAATGTgctttaatacaattaatttgttttgtaggGCAGGTAGTTAAAATGTTTCCTAAAGTTAATATCCTATCGTATCGTATGGCGAACGAGCCATCACATCGAGTTGAAAACTGAGCTTAGTTTGGTATTGCAATATAAACTTTGATGCACCATCCACTGTCACAAGCTTGCTAAATGTTTGCTTTAACTACGTAGGTAATTGGATGTCAGATGCAGCAATTACTTTTACCTTTACTCAAATGTATATATCGAGACTTGGAAGTGATAACAAAGCCGATTTTATGATTCCACTTTACTAGTTAGGTGAGGTGAAACTGTTATGAAATAATGGACTTTTCGAtgatactaaattataatatcgacATTTGTTAATGCACCTAATTATCTATGTAATGAGCTTCatctgttattaatatttttcataacagatgtagtttatagaaaataaatgagCACGTGTCTGCAGACGAAGTGCGAGCCGGGAGCGAGGCCCGTCACCGGCCGGCGCTTGCGCAGGCGAGCGCTGGTGGCTAAAGCAACGTGTCGAATGCGCCGCCTGCGCCGCGGACCTCGCCGAAAAGAAAGGAccgtatatttgttaaataatgacGATAGTTGCATGCTACTGAGTGAAATGCTCGTAGGGATGGAGTGTTCGCTCGAGATGAGCACTTAGCTATTTAAGAGCGGGTCGGCATGGCGAATGTCATCAGTTAACTCGAGCTCACAGTCACAGGAACATCTCCAAAAGCGGAGTTGTTTCAATCGGTCTTATTGAGTATATCAGCAAGTAAGGTTTAAACCCAACCGGCACCGACTCTCCTACGCACAATATGCGCGCATTCGTGGTAAGCTCGCTtgcgaaaatttaaatttaatttaatttaaatggaaCTATTTGGCACATgcgattttcaattaaataaaatttgtgaatATCCTTTACGTAGTGGAGTGATTACGCGGAATATTTTGTTGAAACTTTACTCACGGAATAATAATTTGCGCGGATTTAAAGTGGAGTGTTTTGTGAAGAACCAACATCGGATAAAACTCTTGGTGTGCCAAATAGTGAAATTACGTAGAATTATGTGATAACGAAGTGGTGCTTTGTGAGTTCGTGAATTATGTGTTTTAATGCCAATTTCCAATGTCAACCATTGATTTTTGaacttaaatagtttttaaataattccaaaaatTACACCAACCTATATtacaagttataaattttacatcgGCCAAAAGTGATTTaaagtaacttttttattcatttaggCTTTTATTACATgcggaaaatattatattattgacaaatataatcaaatttatCTCACAAACATAAAATTCTTAATCAAAAAGATATAgggtagctaaacaaattccaTTTCGATTCCAAAAGTGAAGTTCGCTTTTAGAATCTCACAATTGTTAGCAACTGAACCTATTAAGGTTAGTGTACTTCGATCGAGATTTTCACAAAAGGGGGCACTCAATCATTATTCACTTTACGATCCCCATTTCACAGAGTGAGTTTCCACACATCGCGATTTTTACGCGAAGAGAATAATCTGTATGCGGCAAAGGCTTGCAGACCACGACCGAAATTCAAATTAAGTATTCGGTCAATTGCATAATACGGATTATTTCAAGTTGTTTACGTATGTGGATTGTGCCGTCTGTTACGTAATTGGTACAGTTATCTTACACTACTTTCTTACGTATTGTACAATGTATGTCATTATTTCGTAAATATCTTGTTGATTGAGATTTCGCCACAGTTAATACCTATGATAGTGAGTAAAAGttgatattcaaaattattcgcGATAAGTTAAATATATCAAATCGATTTATATTCTAAACACTATACGATGTTCTTTAGGAACCAAGCTAGGAACACCTCGACTCTATTGGCGGGactggaaaatattaattaatctttgaTTGTTTACACTAACTAACATAACTAAAATGTGCTAAGCGAATGTATGTTGCTATGCTGTTTCATATGAACTTTAAACAAACTTCTGTGTTAATTAAGTGAGAAAACCTCGCATGATTTTCGGTTGTCTTCTTCGGTAATATGAAGTTCATTAACACTGTGTCatttttatcgaaataaatGTCGGTTATCTAAATGTTTCGCGTAATGTGAAGTAATTTATTGCACTCCTGTAAAATATTTCGGCTGGCATAAAAGGAAATCTATGCATTAACATACAAGCTTCTATTACAGCGGGCctttttttctgtatgttttatgTCGAGGAGGTTActataccaataaataattcagcGTAACGTTTTGTGCCTCCGCAAACTCGTTTCGTTTCGCAATGTTTATGTAAGGACGACATAACATTATGGTTAGGAAAaggagataaaattaaaataaaaatatttttgcattatcATAAAATGTCCTATAGAAAAAGCTTATCTATTTATTACCTCCTCagttttcttaaaaaaacattctcaatataattttcttctttaaaggTACTCGCCTGTGTGGCGCTGGCCTATGGCCGCCCCGAGCCTCCAGTCGGCTACAGCTACTCCGCCCCTAGCTCCAAATTCTCAGGTGGGTCCATCAGCGGCGGCCACAGGGCCGTATCCATCGGAGGACATTCCAGTGGATCTATTGGAGGAATCTCCGGCGGTGGACTATCCCTGGGTGGTGGTCACTCATCTGGCGGACTCTCTCTCGGAGGTGGTCACTCCGCTGGTGGAATTTCTCTCGGATCCGGTAGCTTCGGCAGCAGCGGACTGAGCTTCGGAGGTGACGCTGGATCTGGATTCGGTGGTGGAATCGGAAGTGGAATCGGAGGTGGAATCGGCGGTGGTATCGGCGGTGGATTCTCTGGTGCTCCTCTTGTGCAGAAACATATCTACGTCCACGTTCCCCCTCCAGAGCCCGTCGAACAGAGAATCCCCAACATCCCTGCTGTAGCTCCTCCCCAGAAGCACTACAAGATTATCTTCATCAAGGCCCCGACTCCCCCTACCCCCACCGCGCCCATCATCCCCGTGCAGCCCCAGAACGAAGAGAAGACCCTTGTCTACGTGTTGGTCAAGAAACCCGAGGAACAACCCGACATCATTATTCCTACCCCAGCGCCCACCCAGCCCTCCAAACCCGAAGTATACTTCATCAAATACCAGACCCAGAAGGAAGGTGGCGCTATCGGAGGCGGACTTGGCGGTGCTGATCTTGGTGCTGGTGCCCTCAGCGGCGGTTCTCTCGGTGGCGGCGCAATCGGCGGTGGTGCTATTGGCGGCGGATCTATCAGCGGTGGTGACCTCGGTGCTATCGCTCTCGGCGGAGGCTCTGCGAGCGGCGCTGGCGGTCATGGCGGAGCTGAAATCATCGGCGACTTCGGTGCCAGCGGCGGAGACGAGAGCGGAGCGGAAGGTGGT of the Manduca sexta isolate Smith_Timp_Sample1 chromosome 27, JHU_Msex_v1.0, whole genome shotgun sequence genome contains:
- the LOC115442882 gene encoding keratin, type I cytoskeletal 10, producing the protein MRAFVVLACVALAYGRPEPPVGYSYSAPSSKFSGGSISGGHRAVSIGGHSSGSIGGISGGGLSLGGGHSSGGLSLGGGHSAGGISLGSGSFGSSGLSFGGDAGSGFGGGIGSGIGGGIGGGIGGGFSGAPLVQKHIYVHVPPPEPVEQRIPNIPAVAPPQKHYKIIFIKAPTPPTPTAPIIPVQPQNEEKTLVYVLVKKPEEQPDIIIPTPAPTQPSKPEVYFIKYQTQKEGGAIGGGLGGADLGAGALSGGSLGGGAIGGGAIGGGSISGGDLGAIALGGGSASGAGGHGGAEIIGDFGASGGDESGAEGGHGGATSTQYGPPGHVAGPLH